A portion of the Microlunatus phosphovorus NM-1 genome contains these proteins:
- the tdh gene encoding L-threonine 3-dehydrogenase — translation MKALFKPTPEPGLALVDRPDPVAGPDEVIIRVHRTGICGTDLHIQRWDDWAASAVTTPLIPGHEFYGEVVEVGPLVHDVAVGDRVSGEGHIVCGTCRNCRAGRRQMCIRTVGLGLQRDGAFAEYLSLPASNVWVHHADIDPDLGAIFDPLGNAVHTTLAYRLAGEDVLITGCGPIGLMAIAIARHVGARFVVATDVSQPRLAMARRLGADAVIDVSTGRVSDAQRQLGMREGFDVGLEMSGSASALPDMIDNMHHGGRIAILGLPSQPFPIDLGKVVTHMLTIRGIYGREMFETWNAMGAMLQTSAQLREDIGSIITRRIPAADWESGFAAAAAAGTGKIILDWTEL, via the coding sequence GTGAAGGCGCTCTTCAAGCCGACTCCGGAGCCAGGGCTGGCACTCGTGGACCGCCCCGACCCTGTCGCCGGTCCCGACGAGGTGATCATCCGCGTCCATCGGACCGGTATCTGCGGCACCGATCTGCACATCCAGCGTTGGGACGACTGGGCTGCGTCGGCGGTGACTACGCCGCTGATCCCAGGTCATGAGTTCTACGGCGAGGTGGTCGAGGTCGGGCCGTTGGTCCATGACGTCGCCGTCGGCGACCGCGTCTCCGGCGAGGGCCACATCGTCTGCGGCACCTGTCGCAACTGCCGGGCCGGTCGCCGCCAGATGTGCATCCGCACCGTCGGCCTGGGGCTCCAGCGCGACGGAGCGTTCGCCGAGTATCTGTCGCTGCCCGCCAGCAACGTCTGGGTCCATCACGCCGACATCGATCCCGATCTCGGAGCGATCTTTGATCCGCTCGGCAACGCCGTGCACACCACGCTGGCGTACCGCTTGGCAGGCGAGGATGTCTTGATCACCGGCTGCGGCCCGATCGGCCTGATGGCCATCGCCATCGCGCGGCACGTCGGCGCCCGGTTCGTCGTCGCCACCGACGTGAGCCAGCCACGGCTGGCAATGGCGCGGCGCCTTGGCGCGGACGCGGTCATCGACGTCTCCACCGGCCGGGTCAGCGACGCCCAGCGTCAGCTGGGCATGCGCGAGGGCTTCGACGTCGGTCTGGAGATGAGCGGCTCGGCGAGTGCACTGCCGGACATGATCGACAACATGCACCACGGTGGACGGATCGCCATTCTCGGTCTGCCGAGTCAGCCGTTCCCGATCGACTTGGGCAAGGTGGTCACTCACATGCTGACTATCCGCGGCATCTACGGTCGGGAGATGTTCGAAACCTGGAACGCGATGGGCGCGATGCTGCAGACCAGCGCCCAGCTGCGCGAAGACATCGGCTCCATCATCACTCGCCGGATCCCTGCCGCCGACTGGGAATCCGGCTTCGCCGCGGCGGCTGCCGCGGGCACGGGCAAGATCATTCTCGACTGGACGGAGTTGTGA
- a CDS encoding LysR family transcriptional regulator, with protein sequence MEIHQLQILRELGALGSVSAVAEALEVSPSAVSQHLASLQRGFQTPLTRKQGRTLVLTEAGAVLAAAGVSVVDAMAAARTAVEEFEQTRVGKVTVSGFHSAGQALFGGLIRDLAAHPPGPELYFSDEDVAQDDFPRLTARYDLVLAHRLEHSPPWPTTGLRVVPLLSEPLDVALAADHPLAERTTLTSVDVAGERWVTSRHGYSPDDVLDAVAAVANRSLEVVHRINDYGAASAVVAAGDVICLLPRFTSPAAHDDRIVLRPLTDVAAARSIDVLARPETLRRRSVRLVVAALRRVVGDLTQGQCHGGSGGRLR encoded by the coding sequence ATGGAGATCCACCAACTACAGATTCTGCGGGAGCTGGGTGCGCTGGGGAGCGTTTCTGCGGTAGCAGAGGCGCTCGAGGTCAGTCCGTCAGCGGTCTCACAGCATCTGGCGTCACTGCAACGCGGGTTCCAGACTCCGCTCACCCGCAAGCAGGGCCGCACCTTGGTCCTCACCGAGGCTGGGGCGGTGCTCGCAGCGGCCGGGGTAAGCGTGGTCGACGCGATGGCCGCCGCTCGGACAGCCGTCGAGGAGTTCGAGCAGACCAGGGTGGGCAAGGTGACGGTGAGTGGGTTTCACAGCGCCGGTCAGGCCCTGTTCGGTGGTCTGATCCGCGACTTGGCTGCCCATCCGCCTGGACCGGAACTGTACTTCAGCGACGAGGACGTTGCGCAGGACGACTTCCCGCGCCTGACCGCTCGCTATGACCTGGTGCTGGCGCATCGGCTGGAGCACAGTCCGCCCTGGCCGACCACTGGATTGCGGGTGGTCCCGCTGCTCAGCGAGCCCTTGGACGTCGCCCTCGCTGCCGACCATCCGCTGGCCGAGCGAACCACCTTGACCTCGGTGGATGTCGCCGGCGAACGGTGGGTGACGAGCAGGCACGGCTACTCCCCCGACGATGTCTTGGATGCGGTCGCCGCGGTTGCCAACCGCAGCCTCGAGGTGGTGCACCGGATCAACGACTATGGAGCCGCATCGGCGGTGGTCGCCGCCGGCGACGTCATCTGTCTGTTGCCCCGCTTCACCTCGCCCGCCGCTCACGACGATCGGATCGTGCTGCGTCCACTGACCGACGTCGCCGCCGCACGCAGCATCGACGTACTCGCTCGACCGGAGACACTGCGGCGCCGCTCCGTACGCCTGGTCGTCGCCGCGCTGCGTCGCGTCGTCGGCGACCTCACCCAGGGGCAATGTCACGGTGGTTCGGGTGGTCGGCTGCGGTAG
- a CDS encoding DUF222 domain-containing protein — MSVVPSTVMGMSAAAVLEAGEETDLPDTVLPDPAAPDDAAAAEDAPTAAAADDVTVRLDEMLDWLHRLVSARGVDQGLMSDAARIDRIAVCERLQASLEAVKAVEMVAFAQSQSTEQMRLGVHPSKIGSGIADQIALACKVSPTEGSRRLNMARDLVLDMPHTLDLLATGEIGGWTARLIVGQFSHLDRPTRSRLDAELAGQDLGSMGSRQAETTAKRLAYEADPAAATERARKARKDRRVTLRPAPDTMSLLTGLLPVEQGVACYAALDAAAKSAKAAGDQRSKGQIMADTLVARLTGQEKAEDTGFEVGLIMPLGTLLDPGDQRPTEIIGHDLLPADLIRDLIKDAEARCWWRRLFTRPTGDGGQLIVDADKRKRRFSSWLAHLIRCRDRICTDPHCGAPIRHLDHIHRHADGGPTTGMNGRGVCERGNYIRELPGWTVRVVDTDSHTVEITTPTGHHYRSRPPEPP; from the coding sequence GTGTCAGTGGTCCCGTCTACCGTCATGGGTATGAGTGCAGCGGCGGTGTTGGAGGCAGGCGAGGAGACTGACCTGCCCGACACCGTCCTGCCCGATCCTGCCGCGCCCGACGATGCCGCTGCCGCCGAGGATGCGCCGACGGCTGCCGCGGCTGATGATGTGACGGTTCGGTTGGATGAGATGTTGGACTGGCTACACCGTCTCGTCTCGGCGCGTGGCGTGGATCAGGGTCTGATGTCGGATGCGGCCCGGATTGATCGGATTGCGGTGTGCGAACGCCTCCAAGCCAGTCTCGAAGCCGTCAAAGCCGTGGAGATGGTCGCCTTCGCGCAATCCCAGTCCACCGAACAGATGCGGCTCGGGGTGCATCCGAGCAAGATCGGCAGCGGGATCGCCGACCAAATCGCGCTGGCCTGCAAAGTGTCGCCCACCGAGGGATCGCGCCGGTTGAATATGGCCAGGGATCTGGTGTTGGACATGCCCCACACTCTGGATCTGTTGGCCACTGGGGAGATCGGTGGCTGGACCGCCCGGCTGATCGTCGGCCAGTTCTCCCACCTCGACCGTCCCACCCGCAGCCGACTCGACGCCGAGTTGGCCGGTCAGGACCTGGGGTCGATGGGATCCCGGCAAGCCGAAACCACGGCGAAGCGACTCGCCTATGAGGCGGATCCGGCCGCCGCGACCGAACGAGCGAGGAAAGCGCGCAAGGACCGCCGGGTGACGTTGCGGCCGGCGCCGGACACGATGAGTCTGCTCACCGGCCTGCTGCCGGTGGAGCAAGGCGTCGCCTGCTACGCCGCCCTCGACGCCGCCGCCAAATCGGCGAAAGCGGCCGGTGATCAACGGAGCAAAGGCCAGATCATGGCTGACACGCTGGTCGCCCGGTTGACCGGGCAGGAGAAGGCGGAGGACACCGGGTTCGAGGTCGGGCTGATCATGCCGTTGGGCACACTCCTTGATCCGGGTGATCAGCGACCGACGGAGATCATCGGCCACGACCTGCTCCCCGCCGATCTGATCCGTGACCTGATCAAAGACGCCGAAGCACGCTGTTGGTGGCGCCGGCTGTTCACCCGCCCCACCGGTGATGGCGGACAGTTGATCGTCGATGCGGACAAGCGCAAGCGTCGGTTCAGCAGTTGGCTGGCCCACTTGATCCGCTGCCGCGACCGAATCTGCACGGATCCGCATTGTGGGGCGCCGATCCGGCATCTCGATCACATCCACCGGCATGCCGACGGCGGACCCACCACCGGGATGAATGGGCGTGGGGTGTGTGAACGCGGCAACTACATCCGCGAACTCCCCGGCTGGACAGTCCGAGTCGTCGACACCGACAGCCACACTGTTGAGATCACCACCCCCACCGGACACCACTACCGCAGCCGACCACCCGAACCACCGTGA
- a CDS encoding toll/interleukin-1 receptor domain-containing protein, whose product MAESAARSTGRIFISYRRDEAAYPAGWLYDRLAGQYGSAQVFKDIDSIKPGDDFVHVITRAVASCDVLLALIGAQWAHCHQ is encoded by the coding sequence ATGGCTGAATCCGCTGCACGATCGACCGGTCGAATCTTCATCAGCTACCGGCGAGATGAGGCCGCGTATCCGGCCGGCTGGCTCTACGACCGACTCGCAGGTCAGTACGGCAGCGCGCAGGTCTTCAAGGACATCGATTCGATCAAGCCGGGCGACGACTTCGTCCACGTGATCACCAGGGCGGTCGCATCCTGCGACGTGCTGCTGGCGTTGATCGGGGCCCAGTGGGCTCACTGCCACCAATGA
- a CDS encoding DUF2306 domain-containing protein, translating to MIIREPIHRPARPRPDGRSGWSVAVGLIVLSVIPLTAGALRLIQLAGGPAVRPADPRFDAFPTALVLHIGGSAVFALVGAFQFVPRFRRRHRNWHRRAGRILVVTGFLVVASALWLTLFYEAPPGTGRVLFVVRLVVAPAMAVCLVQGFLAIRRRDVARHRAWMIRAYALALGAGTQVVTEGVGGLVFGTGVLAGDLAKGAAWIVNLAVAEWVIRRQRVRRSDRAGATVGAVR from the coding sequence ATGATCATCCGGGAGCCCATTCACCGTCCGGCCCGTCCTCGGCCGGATGGCCGGAGCGGGTGGTCTGTCGCGGTCGGCCTGATCGTGCTCAGCGTGATCCCGCTGACGGCCGGGGCACTCCGGCTGATCCAGCTCGCCGGTGGTCCTGCGGTCCGACCGGCTGATCCACGGTTCGACGCGTTCCCGACCGCCCTCGTGTTGCACATCGGCGGCTCCGCGGTCTTTGCTCTCGTCGGGGCGTTCCAGTTCGTGCCGCGGTTCCGGCGGCGGCATCGCAACTGGCATCGTCGTGCCGGACGGATACTGGTCGTGACCGGCTTCCTCGTGGTCGCCTCCGCCCTATGGCTGACATTGTTCTACGAGGCCCCACCCGGCACTGGTCGAGTGCTCTTCGTTGTTCGGCTCGTCGTTGCACCTGCGATGGCGGTCTGTCTCGTCCAGGGCTTCCTCGCGATCCGCCGCCGTGACGTCGCGCGCCATCGCGCCTGGATGATCCGTGCGTACGCGCTTGCGCTAGGCGCGGGCACCCAGGTGGTCACCGAAGGAGTGGGTGGCCTTGTCTTCGGCACCGGTGTGCTTGCCGGTGATCTGGCGAAGGGTGCCGCCTGGATCGTCAACCTCGCGGTTGCCGAATGGGTGATCCGACGTCAGCGCGTACGTCGTTCCGATCGGGCTGGAGCGACAGTCGGAGCCGTCCGATGA